The proteins below are encoded in one region of Cucurbita pepo subsp. pepo cultivar mu-cu-16 unplaced genomic scaffold, ASM280686v2 Cp4.1_scaffold000265, whole genome shotgun sequence:
- the LOC111784699 gene encoding ribose-phosphate pyrophosphokinase 1-like, translating into MAASLVLPSCPSSSYSAVSSSSAYHASFITRRSRDFFSHDSVSPTCSRCYTFKCSLPESGRYGNGKPIVPILNERSLPEFLESARMGRPVDRSVNRLKLFSGTANLALSQEVSRYMGLELSKVNIKRFADGEIYVQLKESVRGCDVYIIQPTCPPANENLMELFVMIDACRRASAKNITAVIPYFGYARADRKTQGRESIAAKLVANLITEAGANRVLACDLHSGQSMGYFDIPVDHVYCEPVILDYLASKTICYDDLVVVSPDVGGVARARAFAKKLSDAPLAIVDKRRQAHNVAEVMNLIGDVKGKVAVMVDDMIDTAGTISKGAALLHQEGAREVYACCTHAVFSPPAIERLSSGLFQEVIVTNTIPAITENYFPQLTVLSVANLLGETIWRVHDDCSVSSIFK; encoded by the exons ATGGCTGCCTCGCTTGTCCTTCCCTCCTGTCCCTCCTCCTCTTACTCCGCCGTATCTTCCTCCTCCGCCTACCACGCCTCCTTTATCACCCGCAGAAGCAGAGATTTCTTCTCCCACGACTCTGTCTCTCCAACTTGTTCTCGTTGTTACACCTTC AAGTGTAGTCTGCCTGAATCGGGCAGATATGGTAATGGGAAACCAATTGTTCCTATTCTTAATGAGCGTAGTCTACCGGAGTTCTTGGAATCGGCTAGAATGGGGAGACCGGTTGACAGAAGCGTTAATcgtttaaaattgttttctgGAACTGCAAATCTTGCTCTGTCTCAA gaagTTTCAAGGTATATGGGTTTGGAACTTTCAAAGGTTAACATTAAGCGATTTGCTGATGGAGAAATTTATGTCCAGTTGAAAGAGAGTGTGAGAGGATGTGATGTTTACATAATACAGCCCACTTGCCCTCCTGCAAATGAGAATCTCATGGAGCTTTTTGTTATGATAGATGCATGTCGGAGGGCGTCAGCCAAAAATATCACTGCAGTAATCCCATATTTTGGATATGCCAGAGCTGACAGAAAG ACTCAAGGTCGTGAATCAATTGCAGCCAAACTTGTTGCTAATCTTATAACAGAAGCAGGTGCCAACCGTGTTCTTGCTTGTGATCTCCATTCTGGACAGTCGATGGGCTACTTCGATATACCTGTTGATCATGTGTACTGTGag CCTGTGATTCTAGATTATCTTGCCAGCAAGACAATTTGTTACGATGATCTGGTTGTGGTCTCTCCTGATGTTGGCGGTGTTGCAAGAGCTCGTGCTTTCGCCAAAAAGCTATCTGATGCTCCTTTAGCCATTGTGGACAAAAGGCGTCAAGCACACAACGTTGCTGAG GTGATGAACCTTATCGGTGACGTTAAAGGAAAAGTTGCTGTCATGGTGGACGACATGATCGACACTGCTG GGACTATTTCAAAAGGTGCTGCTCTTTTACATCAAGAGGGTGCTAGGGAAGTTTATGCTTGCTGCACTCATGCTGTATTTAG CCCTCCAGCGATCGAGAGGTTATCGAGCGGGTTGTTTCAAGAGGTGATAGTTACAAACACAATCCCAGCAATCACAGAGAACTATTTCCCTCAGTTGACTGTTCTTTCAGTAGCAAATCTGTTGGGTGAAACCATTTGGCGAGTTCATGACGATTGCTCTGTGAGTAGCATTTTTAAATAA